The Cucurbita pepo subsp. pepo cultivar mu-cu-16 chromosome LG08, ASM280686v2, whole genome shotgun sequence genome contains a region encoding:
- the LOC111799595 gene encoding uncharacterized protein LOC111799595 isoform X2, with translation MASACRRIASRISQSSFRTLLRTASPAKSPSSSFPLPPKSSAPSVSRFSLARSPSELGCVQSLLPFHNAVAGARMISCLSTNSRSCRALSQELGLSVPR, from the exons atggcTTCTGCTTGCCGAAGAATTGCGAGCAGAATCTCCCAATCTTCCTTCAGAACACTTCTCCGTACAGCTTCTCCGGCCAAATCTCCATCTTCTTCGTTCCCTCTGCCGCCTAAATCCTCTGCACCTTCCGTTAGCCGATTCTCTCTCGCCAG GTCTCCGTCGGAGCTGGGATGCGTTCAATCGCTTTTGCCTTTTCACAACGCGGTTGCTGGAGCGAGAATGATTTCCTGTCTGAGcacaa ATTCGAGGAGTTGTCGTGCGCTTTCTCAGG AGCTAGGTTTATCCGTTCCAAGGTGA
- the LOC111799595 gene encoding uncharacterized protein LOC111799595 isoform X4, producing MASACRRIASRISQSSFRTLLRTASPAKSPSSSFPLPPKSSAPSVSRFSLARSPSELGCVQSLLPFHNAVAGARMISCLSTNSRSCRALSQGTTLC from the exons atggcTTCTGCTTGCCGAAGAATTGCGAGCAGAATCTCCCAATCTTCCTTCAGAACACTTCTCCGTACAGCTTCTCCGGCCAAATCTCCATCTTCTTCGTTCCCTCTGCCGCCTAAATCCTCTGCACCTTCCGTTAGCCGATTCTCTCTCGCCAG GTCTCCGTCGGAGCTGGGATGCGTTCAATCGCTTTTGCCTTTTCACAACGCGGTTGCTGGAGCGAGAATGATTTCCTGTCTGAGCACAAATTCGAGGAGTTGTCGTGCGCTTTCTCAGGGTACTACTCTCTGCTGA
- the LOC111799595 gene encoding uncharacterized protein LOC111799595 isoform X1 — MASACRRIASRISQSSFRTLLRTASPAKSPSSSFPLPPKSSAPSVSRFSLARSPSELGCVQSLLPFHNAVAGARMISCLSTNSRSCRALSQELGLSVPR, encoded by the exons atggcTTCTGCTTGCCGAAGAATTGCGAGCAGAATCTCCCAATCTTCCTTCAGAACACTTCTCCGTACAGCTTCTCCGGCCAAATCTCCATCTTCTTCGTTCCCTCTGCCGCCTAAATCCTCTGCACCTTCCGTTAGCCGATTCTCTCTCGCCAG GTCTCCGTCGGAGCTGGGATGCGTTCAATCGCTTTTGCCTTTTCACAACGCGGTTGCTGGAGCGAGAATGATTTCCTGTCTGAGCACAAATTCGAGGAGTTGTCGTGCGCTTTCTCAGG AGCTAGGTTTATCCGTTCCAAGGTGA
- the LOC111799595 gene encoding protein NUCLEAR FUSION DEFECTIVE 6, chloroplastic/mitochondrial-like isoform X3 — protein sequence MASACRRIASRISQSSFRTLLRTASPAKSPSSSFPLPPKSSAPSVSRFSLARSPSELGCVQSLLPFHNAVAGARMISCLSTNSRSCRALSQDAFDGT from the exons atggcTTCTGCTTGCCGAAGAATTGCGAGCAGAATCTCCCAATCTTCCTTCAGAACACTTCTCCGTACAGCTTCTCCGGCCAAATCTCCATCTTCTTCGTTCCCTCTGCCGCCTAAATCCTCTGCACCTTCCGTTAGCCGATTCTCTCTCGCCAG GTCTCCGTCGGAGCTGGGATGCGTTCAATCGCTTTTGCCTTTTCACAACGCGGTTGCTGGAGCGAGAATGATTTCCTGTCTGAGCACAAATTCGAGGAGTTGTCGTGCGCTTTCTCAGG ATGCATTTGATGGTACGTGA
- the LOC111800949 gene encoding WAT1-related protein At5g47470-like isoform X1 has translation MEDFGIMSGLVAVQFVYAGNSVFMSFLMSLSIDPLTLIIFTTFFTFLIVSPVAVYFERSNWPTKLSLKLITQILLISFGGVTLFQSLFLKGIQLTSPSVATAMPNLAPGLIFVIAWIFRLEKVRLSCIYSKIKLLGTFLCVIGAFTMSIMHSTLSDAAANDNVGRRLTDQAFDEQKIVGCVYLVSAVVVLSSVVVLQASTLGDFPTPMSLCAITSLVGVLITVVIHISLYQKLEIGWSYLSVEKLIAYCVLSGTVSGACVSFNGWAMKKRGPVLVSMFSPIGTVCSLVLSVFTLGEPIKIGSLVGMFLMFTGLYFVLWAKRKEGYANRNRPESEFDIDEPLLS, from the exons aTGGAAGACTTTGGTATCATGTCTGGGTTGGTGGCCGTGCAGTTTGTGTATGCAGGGAACTCTGTTTTCATGAGCTTTCTCATGTCTTTAAGCATTGATCCATTAACTCTCATCATCTTCACAACCTTCTTCACTTTTCTCATTGTCTCTCCCGTTGCTGTTTATTTCGAACG GTCGAATTGGCCGACCAAACTTAGTCTAAAGTTGATAACTCAGATTCTTCTCATATCCTTTGGAGG GGTTACATTGTTTCAGTCCCTTTTTCTTAAAGGAATACAGCTAACTTCGCCTTCGGTAGCGACTGCGATGCCGAATCTCGCCCCGGGACTCATTTTTGTTATTGCTTGGATCTTTAG ATTAGAAAAGGTTCGGCTAAGTTGTATCTATAGCAAGATCAAGCTTTTAGGTACATTTCTCTGTGTGATAGGCGCATTCACCATGAGTATAATGCACAGCACTTTGTCGGATGCAGCTGCAAATGATAATGTCGGACGACGTCTGACGGATCAAGCGTTTGATGAACAAAAGATCGTCGGTTGCGTGTATCTTGTCTCGGCGGTAGTCGTTTTGTCTAGCGTAGTTGTTCTTCAG GCATCGACACTAGGAGATTTCCCGACACCGATGTCGTTGTGTGCGATAACGTCGCTCGTTGGAGTGCTCATAACCGTAGTTATACACATATCTCTATATCAGAAACTTGAAATTGGTTGGTCATATCTGAGTGTTGAAAAGTTGATAGCCTATTGTGTTCTA AGCGGAACCGTTAGCGGGGCTTGCGTGAGCTTCAACGGGTGGGCGATGAAGAAACGAGGGCCCGTTTTGGTGTCGATGTTTAGTCCGATTGGAACCGTTTGCTCACTCGTTCTCTCAGTTTTCACCTTGGGAGAACCCATCAAGATTGGAAG CCTTGTTGGTATGTTCCTCATGTTCACCGGGCTCTACTTCGTGCTATGGGCGAAACGGAAGGAAGGTTATGCCAACCGAAACCGCCCCGAGAGTGAGTTCGACATCGACGAGCCTCTTttaagttga
- the LOC111800949 gene encoding WAT1-related protein At5g47470-like isoform X2: protein MEDFGIMSGLVAVQFVYAGNSVFMSFLMSLSIDPLTLIIFTTFFTFLIVSPVAVYFERSNWPTKLSLKLITQILLISFGGVTLFQSLFLKGIQLTSPSVATAMPNLAPGLIFVIAWIFRLEKVRLSCIYSKIKLLGTFLCVIGAFTMSIMHSTLSDAAANDNVGRRLTDQAFDEQKIVGCVYLVSAVVVLSSVVVLQASTLGDFPTPMSLCAITSLVGVLITVVIHISLYQKLEIGWSYLSVEKLIAYCVLSGTVSGACVSFNGWAMKKRGPVLVSMFSPIGTVCSLVLSVFTLGEPIKIGSLVGMFLMFTGLYFVLWAKRKEGYANRNRPEKA, encoded by the exons aTGGAAGACTTTGGTATCATGTCTGGGTTGGTGGCCGTGCAGTTTGTGTATGCAGGGAACTCTGTTTTCATGAGCTTTCTCATGTCTTTAAGCATTGATCCATTAACTCTCATCATCTTCACAACCTTCTTCACTTTTCTCATTGTCTCTCCCGTTGCTGTTTATTTCGAACG GTCGAATTGGCCGACCAAACTTAGTCTAAAGTTGATAACTCAGATTCTTCTCATATCCTTTGGAGG GGTTACATTGTTTCAGTCCCTTTTTCTTAAAGGAATACAGCTAACTTCGCCTTCGGTAGCGACTGCGATGCCGAATCTCGCCCCGGGACTCATTTTTGTTATTGCTTGGATCTTTAG ATTAGAAAAGGTTCGGCTAAGTTGTATCTATAGCAAGATCAAGCTTTTAGGTACATTTCTCTGTGTGATAGGCGCATTCACCATGAGTATAATGCACAGCACTTTGTCGGATGCAGCTGCAAATGATAATGTCGGACGACGTCTGACGGATCAAGCGTTTGATGAACAAAAGATCGTCGGTTGCGTGTATCTTGTCTCGGCGGTAGTCGTTTTGTCTAGCGTAGTTGTTCTTCAG GCATCGACACTAGGAGATTTCCCGACACCGATGTCGTTGTGTGCGATAACGTCGCTCGTTGGAGTGCTCATAACCGTAGTTATACACATATCTCTATATCAGAAACTTGAAATTGGTTGGTCATATCTGAGTGTTGAAAAGTTGATAGCCTATTGTGTTCTA AGCGGAACCGTTAGCGGGGCTTGCGTGAGCTTCAACGGGTGGGCGATGAAGAAACGAGGGCCCGTTTTGGTGTCGATGTTTAGTCCGATTGGAACCGTTTGCTCACTCGTTCTCTCAGTTTTCACCTTGGGAGAACCCATCAAGATTGGAAG CCTTGTTGGTATGTTCCTCATGTTCACCGGGCTCTACTTCGTGCTATGGGCGAAACGGAAGGAAGGTTATGCCAACCGAAACCGCCCCGAGA AAGCTTGA